CTGGCTTGAAATCCTGCGGGCCGGTGGCGTTTCCACTTTGGGCGGAATCAAGGGCGATGCCCGCGCCGGGCCATGGCGTTTCACACGCGCGCCGGAACGACGCACGGTCCTGCGGGACAGGTCGCCCAAAAACGGATGATGCGTTATATTGCGATTCACCGGGCCGAACCTACATTGGTCCGTGCAGCGCCACACAAGGCGCGAATTCGGAAAGACTTTCGATGAACGACGATCAGCCGCAGGGTAACCCATGGATCAAGAGTCTCCTCGTATGGGGCGGCATTTTCCTTGCGCTGTTGCTGGTGGTCTCGATGTTTGGGCCGCGCGCGGACCAGGCGGCCACGACGATTCCTTATTCGGCCTTCCGCAGCCAGGTCAGCGAAGGTCTCGTCAGGTCGGTGGAGATCGCGCCGGACCGGATCAGTGGTACGCTCAAGAACGGCGGCCAGTTTGCCACCGTTCCGGTGCCGGGCGATTCGGATCTGCCCAAGCTGCTGCAGGACAATGGCGTTCAGTATGCGGGCAAGGCGGCCGAGCAGCCCAACATGCTGATGTATATCCTCGTCAATTCGCTGCCGTTCCTGCTGATTTTGGGTGTTGCGTTCTTCGCGTTGCGCCAGGTGCAGAAGGGTGGCGGTTCCGGCGCGATGGGCTTCGGCAAATCCAAGGCCAAGCTGCTGACCGAGCGTTCGGGCAAGGTCACGTTCGATGACGTTGCCGGAATTGACGAGGCACGCGAAGAGCTGGAGGAAATCGTCGAGTTCCTGCGCGATCCCACGCGCTTTTCGAAGCTTGGCGGCCAGATTCCCAAGGGCGCGCTGCTGGTCGGCAGCCCCGGCACCGGCAAGACCCTGCTCGCCCGCGCGATCGCGGGTGAAGCGGGTGTGCCGTTCTTTACCATCTCCGGTTCGGACTTTGTGGAAATGTTCGTCGGCGTCGGTGCCAGCCGTGTGCGCGATATGTTCGAACAGGCCAAGAAGAATGCGCCGTGCATTGTGTTCATCGACGAAATCGACGCGGTCGGCCGTCACCGTGGCCATGGCCTTGGAAATTCGAACGACGAACGCGAACAGACGCTCAACCAGTTGCTGGTCGAGATGGACGGATTCGAGGCCAATGAAGGCATCATCATCATCGCGGCGACCAACCGCCCCGACGTGCTCGATCCTGCGCTGCTGCGTCCCGGCCGTTTCGACCGTCAGGTGGTGGTGCCGATCCCGGACATCGAAGGCCGCGAAAAGATCCTTTCGGTCCACATGAAGAAGGTGCCGCTGGCGCCAGACGTCAACCCCCGCACCATCGCGCGCGGTACGCCGGGCTTTTCGGGCGCGGATCTTGCCAACCTCGTCAACGAAGCCGCCCTGCTGGCCGCGCGCCGCAACAAGCGTCTTGTCGCGATGCAGGAGTTCGAGGACGCCAAGGACAAGGTGATGATGGGTGCGGAGCGCCGCTCGATGGTGATGACCGACGACGAAAAGAAGATGACCGCCTATCACGAGGCTGGCCACGCGATCGTCTC
This genomic interval from Novosphingobium sp. CECT 9465 contains the following:
- the ftsH gene encoding ATP-dependent zinc metalloprotease FtsH; its protein translation is MNDDQPQGNPWIKSLLVWGGIFLALLLVVSMFGPRADQAATTIPYSAFRSQVSEGLVRSVEIAPDRISGTLKNGGQFATVPVPGDSDLPKLLQDNGVQYAGKAAEQPNMLMYILVNSLPFLLILGVAFFALRQVQKGGGSGAMGFGKSKAKLLTERSGKVTFDDVAGIDEAREELEEIVEFLRDPTRFSKLGGQIPKGALLVGSPGTGKTLLARAIAGEAGVPFFTISGSDFVEMFVGVGASRVRDMFEQAKKNAPCIVFIDEIDAVGRHRGHGLGNSNDEREQTLNQLLVEMDGFEANEGIIIIAATNRPDVLDPALLRPGRFDRQVVVPIPDIEGREKILSVHMKKVPLAPDVNPRTIARGTPGFSGADLANLVNEAALLAARRNKRLVAMQEFEDAKDKVMMGAERRSMVMTDDEKKMTAYHEAGHAIVSVNEPASDPIHKATIIPRGRALGMVMRLPERDSYSYHRDKMHANLSVSMGGRVAEELIFGHDKVSSGASSDIQYATSLARNMVTKWGMSEKLGPLQYEESQEGYLGYGGSQRTMNSADTNKLIDSEIRNLVEGAHTRATQILRDSEDKLHLLAQALLEYETLTGDEIKTLIESGKIDRPQNPGGPARPVAAQGSAVPRAGRKFGGSASPQPA